Sequence from the Uloborus diversus isolate 005 chromosome 8, Udiv.v.3.1, whole genome shotgun sequence genome:
tgTTGCTTTTCGCCATGATTGCAACCTTATTCTTGGAGCATTCGTCTGAAAAAAGAGATGTGTCAAGCTTTGTATTCATCTTACTTAAGTTTTTTCTGAAGGGTCCAGCTAAACGACTGGCTTTTAGCCAGGGAGATTTCAGAATTTATCAAAAAGATTCCCGGATAATATTAGGAAggtaatgaattttagtgatgaactgaCTTCACTACCGTCGTCGTCGTCCGTCCAGATTACGTATCTCCTAATGGGAGCAAgagagtctctggattccgtaactttccaagagtaacaagcaagtagaattctttgtgcatgcTTGCAAGTCCACCTTGGCAGTGGGCTATGGTAGCGATAATGCTTTTgatactttcttggtgagtcgaaaaatgtgccaagttattacttttaatcttacttcggttccctctaattttttcattaaaatgattgtctcgaatcggagaggCTTCGGACTTCTTCCGAAAGACTTCagtaaaattttagaaaggtctctgacttttagtgggatacgttcctatttttacaagatatgttacttgcgGAAATTGGACGTATTCGCTGTTCACTATTTTTCAGGacatttcttaattgtttttaaagtgttgaataaaataaaaaaatcatggatcccacgcaaacaaagaacacaacattcatcaatctcgggcataattaaaaattaaaaccaagACAATttgaccaaaactccatccaaaacaaaactgtgcatccgaaaaaaagtgaatgttgtttttgcatttgttttcgttaaacattcccgaacagacgggaatatttgtggaccgttaattgtcgagtgtttaatacatatgaCGATGCATTTCgagaattgtaattattggtagcacacaatcattgagAGCTACATTTTCTAATGCAGGCTTTGCATAACgggaaacagtattcgtcaactgtttaagataattttgacgacataatagCCTACACAATCATTTTTTCTGCAGGGAAACTATGAATTTTATGCTTGAAGCTGCGCTCCATACAGTTAAACTAACACACCAAAGTCCAAAtcaagattttacaccaaagatgtataatgaagcattagtgttgattgaagatttatgcatttcaatttcaaatttgttgtttagtcatcatagtgtgatatcacctgatcgattggtcaccgttttagttaacaatgatttacatagagaaaaaaacagtgcaatgacgctgtcttagttacaattattgtgaataatgagccattactgacagcgcaaaaaaaaaaaatcataattagattgtgctgaccgttgatgccGAACAAGGCTATACATttgtcgataaaaacaaagccgtaaaaattccaactgaatttttcaattatctggatataccaggaatgccactagatgatttccggttgaaaattgatTCACCAATTACtctttttcacagtttaaacccacctacattatttatcaaaatttcaataattttaacggaaaagtttaaattagaaatttttgtgttgccaagcagagttgggcaaattttaattgcatggacaattaaagattaacaattgatcaattgtaattgtgaaaaactacaattaacaattgatcaattgtaattgtgaaaaattacaattaacaattgatcaattgtaattgtgaaaaattacaattaacaattaattaattgttaattgtagtttactacagttaacaattaattaattgttaattgtagtttactacaattaacaattaattaattgttaattgtgatttttcacaattacaattgatcaattgttaatctacagttaacaattaattaattgttaattgtaattgtacttaactacaattttcaattgttttgtgaattttaattaaaactaaatttaaaaaaaattactggttttgtatcatatatatatatatactagcttactacccggcgttgcccgagTGCTTATTAAGTCCACATGTATCAAAGATTAAAGAAGGAATTCTATCAACACGGACGTAAAAAAAGTTGTATAACCCAACTTCTAAGTGGAATTGATACCACAAAGAACTTAAGTAGCACAGAAAAACCAAGCATCTACAGAAACGATAACATCAACTAAAAGCTAAAAAGCATGAGGCGTGTTTTTCTGGGCTGTGTCGTGTCTACCGACACGTTGTCTCACGCTGGCATGTTTGAACCAGAGGGACGGTGAATAAAAgtgtcataaatcaaagaaacatgATTGTCTTTTTCACATGCCTTGAGACAACCTTTTACATGATActccgaattaaaaaaaaaaaaaaagttgtgctaGATTTGCAGGTTTTTCTTTGCCCTAGACATTAAAATACAATAGCAGTGCTTTCATACATTTTATTAGGAAAAAATCATAGAATACCTCCCTAAAAAAAGCGTGAGCttacagaaaaaatgaaatttaatggtTTTGCCGGCAAAACTACGTGCAAAATATTCTTCTTGACAATAGATAGCAGTGACAATACTTTCAGATTAATTCAAGTACAATCTGAATGGTTCTAAAGTTGGACAGCTAGTTCGTGTACACTAAATAAAGAAttcagttattgttattaataggcataaacattccgtttcacggatttaCGGGTGGTGAGTTTCATATCAAGGTGTAAAGTGggaggtagactcattttataagtgTTTGTAAGTGTTTAGGTATGCAAACATATTCCGCAGAAAAAGTTCACTTAGTATGAATGACTTTAAAAATGTCTCTACCTacacttttttttatgatttttttttccttgaagtaTAGTAAAATGAGATAAGCACatcatgcataaaaaaacatgtGTCAGTTATATTTTCTTGTCTTcttgctaaatttttattttcgttggTTTAAAAAGGACAGTTGGAAAGAAATATCACCGTTTCGCAATGATTTggaatttttctaattaaaaattcgtttttaaatcttcaaaaccaAATAATTCCCGCAAGTGGTGTACATGATATTTGTCCTACTGATGTAGCTAATGAAAGCATCTATTTGAATTTGATCCAATGGAGTACCGCTGTGAGGATATCGACATTTTTTTTAGATGCCAAGTTGTCGCTAGGGATGGGGGTGGCTTTTTAAGCATTAGTTGCCAAAGATGTTTACATTCATTATTTTCACTTATGTAAAACGattaaaaatggaagtaggtatacacattcataaattcattaaaaaaaaaactaatttaaaagctCCACTTGAACTGCGTAATACAGAAAGAGGTAGACGTGTACATTGTGGTCACAATCCGCTTTGAATGTTTTTCTATAATTTCTTTGTAGgccatgaaacaaaaaaaaagtcttatttgtaTTTCCAACTGTATATACACATTCTTCTGTTTATAATTTACAATAGTTTGTTGCGCACTTAATATCTATTTATGTACAGATTAAAATCAAATAGAAAGACTACCACGTTTTGACATTTCAAActcagtaaaaaattattaagaaaCTCAAAATATCCTTATCTGTAAATTTAACGCAAAACTTGCTCATAAACAACGTTCTTAGTTTCTCCTCCAGGAGcaagaagaaataaatttttgggTGGACCCACTCTTGAGCAAGCGACATAAAGCTGTCCATGGGAGAAACAGGGAGATCTCAAATCCACTCCGGCGTGCTTAATAGACTGTCCTTGCGACTTGTTGATAGTGATGGAGAACGCAAGTCTCACTGGAAATTGTAATCTTTTGAAGTTAAAAGGAAGATCGGTGGGAATTAGAGGTATACGTGGGATAAAAACGGTTTCACCTTCTCCCTTCCCTGTTAAGATCGTTGCTTCAATTATATTAGCAGACATCTTTTTCACGCATAGCCTTGTGCCATTGCAAAGTTTTGGCGGATCAAGATTTCGCAGTAAAATAATTGGTGATCCGTTTTTGAGCAAAAGACGATGCGGTGTCAATCCAGAGGGATCAAGTGAGTTTAAGAACTCTACTGGGTAATTGACTACTTCATCTACGTCTACTTACTACGCTATCGATAGATTTGTACTTAGTAGAATCGCCTGGCAGCATAGAAAGTAAACGATTGTTTATATCATTAACATCTTCGTTTTTTGCAGCAAGAATGGCCCTCTCTCGTAACCAGCTCATATTGGTATAGTTTTTGCAAATTGCCGGATACACTGCATCTACTAACTCGGTTACAGAGGATAATACATTACAAAACTCAGattgtaattttacttttcttgaCGACTCGACCGACAATCTCCCTTCTCCAAGCTCCAACAGTTTGTCTGAGAAAATTTGAGCACTTTCATCGCCCACGTGTACCCTCATGTTTTGTTTTAACGTTATTGTTTGCACATGTCTCCACAAAAACGAATGTTTCAAACAGGCGTAGATCTCATCAGCTGGCGTTGACTTCGGGATGACAGGGAGTGTTTGGCGAAAATCTCCGCAGAGGAGTAGCAGAGCTCCTCCCATAAGCACATCGTTCCCTCTGAGATCTCTCATAGTGACGTCCAAGGCCTCGAGAGACTTTCTATGGGCCATTGTGCATTCATCCCACACGATTAATTTGCATGTCTTGAGCACCTGTGCTCGACCACTTGTCTTGCTTATCTGGCAGGTCGGATTTTCCTGTCTGGCAATGTTGAATGGCAATTTAAGTGCAGAGTGAGCTGTCCTCCCTCCTTCCATCAGTGTTGCCGCAATTCTGAAGAAGCTATCGCAAGAGCAATTTCTCCCTGAGCCCTTACTTGAGCCAAAATTAGATTTCTCAAAAACGTTTTTCCTGTGCCCCCAGcagcattcaaaaaaataatgcgGCCTCGTTCTTTCTTTAAGAGATCAATGATAATATCAAATGCTTGTTTTTGATCTTGGTTTAGAAGCGGCAATTTCTCTTTGACGTATGCAGTCAACTCTTCGACGTTATAGTTTTTTTCTCGCATTAAGTCTGCCTGAAGCAGATCTTGTCTATCTCGCAATGGTGCAGGCAAGCCAAGTTGTTGTAATGTTTTGCTGCTTATGTCAATGGATTTGTTTTCAAGATTAACTAATGCTTCGTTGAAAATATCCGGACTAAATGTAATTTCCATTGTCGGATTTGCTCTCTGAACTTTAGCGAGAATATCCTCACTTAAAGCCTCTTTATATGTTTCCCATAAAGTCATTGGATTTGAAGGGCAGCATGTAGTTAATATTATTGCAAAAAGATTTCTAATTTGCTCAGGTAGAGAGTTCAGTTCAGCTTCTCGCAAGGTATCATTCCAGTGCTGGTCTCCTTCCAGTAATCCCAACTTCTCACATGCTTCTCTAAAGGTCTGACAAACTTCGCCATTTACTTTTCTTAATTCTAAGAACGATCTTGGTCCTCGAACTGAGTGAAGAAGAATCCTTAGGAAATAGCATTCGGCATTATTTGGGTGAACTGTATATACACGACCCAGGGCATCAGTCGCGACAACATCATGACCAGCAACAGAGTGACCAACTTTCCTTCTGCAAAAAACTTTCATCGACGCATTCCAAGTGTAATATTTAGGAATTTCGTGATACAACAAAGTCCTTGCGAAAGGATCGTGCTCGCACAGTTGAAAAAATGCTGTTAAGGTCGTGTGTGATGGATTATCAACCAGCCTGGGGGCATTTTCTGGCTTGAAGTACACCCTTTGACCATTTTCTAAATGAACACGGAGATGAACAACAGTTGGGTGTCGTTCATAAAGTGAAAGCCCTAGGATTCTCCAAACTGCTTCGTTGCTGTTAATGTATCTGCCCAACTGATAGCGCATCACTTCGTCATTCGTTCCTTCGTTGCCTAAACCAAAAACGGCTATATCGCTGCTTTTGTAAATATACTTGCAGACATACTTGATTGATTTTATACTATTGCAGTATTCTACGTTGATATGAGCCTGAAACATTTTCGACAGAAGAGGAGAAAATGGAACGACCCATCTATTATCTATTTCTATTACTGAATTGTTGCGTGCATTCAATGTTGATGTGAATCCTCCGTCTTCTGGAGCTCTACGTCTGTATAATGGATAGCCATCAGTTCCAGTTTGTGTCTCTTTGATAAAATTACGCGGGTACTTCTTGGTACACGTTCTATCTTTCATACAAGGCAAGTTTGGATTAAGATTCCCGCATGGTCCGTGAATCATGTGTTTTGTTATTATTGAGAAAAGTTGAGGATCTTGTGTTGGGCTTGGCAATTCAGCAGATATGACGTCATCTATTTGAGTTGGTTGAATTTTTTCTGTTAGCCAGATTAAGTTATGTGAAGTGTGGGAGACCTCGCTTTTGCCACTTAATCGTGTATAACCAGCATTTTGGCAATCCAAACCCATGTCCTTTCGTAATAACATTAATTAGTTTCATCTGCTTCTGTCTGAAGACTCTCGCAACTAAATCGTGGCGCTCATTGGGCGATTGACCACTAAAGAGCAtctcttttatttctttccacGCCGGATTGCAAGTGAAAGTTATGAATAAATCCGGTCTCCCGTACGTCCTTACGTAAGTCATGGCATCTTGGGCATTCTCATGCATGTGTCTAGGACTTCCTGTAAATGAGGATGGTAATATAACCAGGGATCCTAGATTTTCAATGTTCCCATCATTTTCCATCGCGTCTCGAAGATGAATATATTCTTCAACTCTCAATTTACGTTGTTCTAAACGAACGTAAAGAAGACGTTCGCTCTCGATTTTCGCATACATGTCTACGATGAATTGTAGAAACAGTTGTCTGCAGTTTAATATGTGATTATTTTCAGCATCACGAACCATTAATCTATATGCATAGAAATTCATCGCTGAAACTTTCTTGCTGGTTGTTTCACTTGTTGCTGGGTTTACTTGCCTTAGATTAAAATGATATCCATCTTCCCCGCTGGGAAATAATATTGGGTACTGAAGAGCATCATAGGAGAGATGTGTTTCTGATATGCGAACCAAAGATTCCCCCTTCTTTGAATAATAATGTCACGCTGCTCAAACTCGTCTCCTGAAATAACCACCGCAACTTCATCTACTTGCGGAGCATTGAACCGTCACTCGTGTTCACCTGCAGGTCTTCTGTCTGCTCTTATGATGACTTTATATTCATCAGTTGGCATATTTTCCaatgcagttttaaaagttttaatgagaCTATTGTGGTCATGAAGCATCTTTTGTAATTTAAACACAATTTGCCGTCTTGTTCCTGAAATATAAGAGCATCTTTGTTCAGTTTCTCTTTGCTCATCGCCAACAAAGTACAGCTGTAGAAATTTCGGTGGTTCATTTGGTGGAGGCAACAATGATCCGACTTTATGATAAATCTGTCCCTGCACTGTGAATGTTGATGGAAAACCAAGCTGTTGAACAAGTGATGTTGCGCCAAACGACGTCATTTGAAAACACGCATTGTATTTTCTTATGCTACTAAGGAAATGTTTTGACTCTGGTGTATTCCCAGCAGTGTAAGTCAAAAGTTCATGTGGTACCGGCTCTAATGGAGATAGTTTTACTTTCCCGTTACTGCAGCAAATACCAGAAGACTCTGAACTGAATTTTTTTGCTTGACAATAACTGCAAATAATGTCCCTTTTTCGATGTTATTACTTTCATAGCTCGCGTAATCTTTTTGAGCATTATAGTGAAATCCTTCTAGCGCTAAACTGAAGTTTTGAGCAGTCCGTGATTGTCTTCTCCTATTTCTCATTTCCTGCGTTCGAAGCTCACGATGTGTCACTGTCTCTGATTCTCTAGATATAGCAGCTCGAACGCGTTGTTGATTTCGACGATCCTCACGCTGCTGCATGGTTTCTACAGCTCTAGATGCTGCCGCTCTGTCTCGTTTATCCTGAAGGCGGGCTTCACGCTGCTGGATGGTTTCTGAAGCTCTAGATGTCGTCGCTCTATCTCGTTTATCCTGAAGGCGGACTTCACGCTGCTGAATGGTTTCTGAAGCTCTAGATGTCATCGCACTATCTCGTTTACCCTGAAGGCGAATTTCACGTTGCTGGACTGTTTCTGAAGCTCTAGATGTCGTCGCTCTATCTCGTTTATCCTGAAGGCGAATTTCAAGCTGCTGAACTGTTTCTGAAGCCCTAGCTGCCACCGCTCTA
This genomic interval carries:
- the LOC129227951 gene encoding uncharacterized protein C05D11.13-like, giving the protein MRERATTSRTLETAEERDVRLQDKRDRAVAARASETVQQLEIRLQDKRDRATTSRASETVQQREIRLQGKRDSAMTSRASETIQQREVRLQDKRDRATTSRASETIQQREARLQDKRDRAAASRAVETMQQREDRRNQQRVRAAISRESETVTHRELRTQEMRNRRRQSRTAQNFSLALEGFHYNAQKDYASYESNNIEKGTLFAVIVKQKNSVQSLLVFAAVTGK